A part of Scylla paramamosain isolate STU-SP2022 chromosome 24, ASM3559412v1, whole genome shotgun sequence genomic DNA contains:
- the LOC135112894 gene encoding uncharacterized protein LOC135112894 isoform X1 translates to MEECPHFQDLTVKRFLKTLLEHNRRDILSKPEKFVRLKPGSDAAKTFTLSIQRDPQVLVVESCLDSVDGKQSGFQSKVVVIHAQDTREDALQLASQLRNPMEGNRLYVLLLQESKKNTQVKSSLRCDPWNSIHKWFIKVDAVLPVLSPQLLRQIQNRDFSRESEWEKRYNCFAHSMMLDQHVEYGSKNGFCRAVCPARFPEERCLRSDAFTHAVFTTMEECPHFQDLTVKRFLKTLLEHNRRDILSKLEKFVRLS, encoded by the exons ATGGAGGAGTGCCCACACTTCCAGGACCTTACTGTTAAGAGGTTCCTGAAGACCCTACTTGAGCACAACCGCCGAGACATTCTCTCCAAGCCGGAGAAGTTTGTGCGCCTGA AGCCAGGGAGTGATGCTGCTAAGACCTTCACTCTGTCTATCCAGAGGGATCcgcaggtgctggtggtggaatcTTGCTTGGACAGTGTGGATGGCAAGCAGTCAGGGTTCCAgtcaaaggtggtggtgatccatGCCCAGGACACCAGGGAGGATGCACTGCag CTTGCATCTCAGCTGAGGAATCCCATGGAGGGCAACAGATTGTATGTGTTGCTTCTGCAAGAGTCTAAGAAGAACACACAAGTTAAGAGCAGCCTGAGGTGTGATCCATGGAACAGCATCCACAAGTGGTTCATCAAG GTTGACGCTGTGCTGCCGGTACTGTCGCCTCAGCTTCTGCGTCAGATTCAGAACAGAGACTTCagcagagagagtgagtgggagaaaCGCTACAACTGCTTTGCCCACTCGATGATGCTAGACCAGCATGTGGAGTACGGGAGCAAGAATGGGTTCTGCCGTGCCGTTTGTCCTGCCAGATTCCCGGAGGAG CGGTGCCTGAGAAGCGATGCCTTCACCCACGCAGTTTTCACCACGATGGAGGAGTGCCCACACTTCCAGGACCTTACTGTTAAGAGGTTCCTGAAGACCCTACTTGAGCACAACCGCCGAGACATTCTCTCCAAGCTGGAGAAGTTTGTGCGCCTGA GTTGA
- the LOC135112894 gene encoding uncharacterized protein LOC135112894 isoform X2 — MEECPHFQDLTVKRFLKTLLEHNRRDILSKPEKFVRLKPGSDAAKTFTLSIQRDPQVLVVESCLDSVDGKQSGFQSKVVVIHAQDTREDALQLASQLRNPMEGNRLYVLLLQESKKNTQVKSSLRCDPWNSIHKWFIKVDAVLPVLSPQLLRQIQNRDFSRESEWEKRYNCFAHSMMLDQHVEYGSKNGFCRAVCPARFPEESDG, encoded by the exons ATGGAGGAGTGCCCACACTTCCAGGACCTTACTGTTAAGAGGTTCCTGAAGACCCTACTTGAGCACAACCGCCGAGACATTCTCTCCAAGCCGGAGAAGTTTGTGCGCCTGA AGCCAGGGAGTGATGCTGCTAAGACCTTCACTCTGTCTATCCAGAGGGATCcgcaggtgctggtggtggaatcTTGCTTGGACAGTGTGGATGGCAAGCAGTCAGGGTTCCAgtcaaaggtggtggtgatccatGCCCAGGACACCAGGGAGGATGCACTGCag CTTGCATCTCAGCTGAGGAATCCCATGGAGGGCAACAGATTGTATGTGTTGCTTCTGCAAGAGTCTAAGAAGAACACACAAGTTAAGAGCAGCCTGAGGTGTGATCCATGGAACAGCATCCACAAGTGGTTCATCAAG GTTGACGCTGTGCTGCCGGTACTGTCGCCTCAGCTTCTGCGTCAGATTCAGAACAGAGACTTCagcagagagagtgagtgggagaaaCGCTACAACTGCTTTGCCCACTCGATGATGCTAGACCAGCATGTGGAGTACGGGAGCAAGAATGGGTTCTGCCGTGCCGTTTGTCCTGCCAGATTCCCGGAGGAG agTGATGGGTGA